The uncultured Bacteroides sp. genome includes the window ATTGGAGTGAAAAATGGTATTATCAAGTTCAAGGCGGAGTCAATCATTTACTTGCGGAAAATATTAGGTTTGTCAGCTTTGGTAAAACTTTATCACCATCTTATACTTTTGCAGTAGGAAAAAGATTCACACCACTATGGGGTTCACGAATCCAATTCTTATACGGTAAGGATAAAGGGGTTTATTATGATCATGACAAAGATAGCCCGATGTTTTCCTTCCGTCATTATGGAATAATAGCGGAAGGGACTTTCAACTTTGCCAATTTTGTACGTGGCAACAATATTGTAGGAAGAGAAAAGAAATGGAACCTTGATTTGAAATTCGGGATTGGCTTTATTCATAGTGCTTCCTACGAATTAGCAGATGTACAGAACTATAATTTGTTGAATCCTGTACCAAGAGATAATTTCACATTTTATGCCGGAGCAGAAGTTTCTAAAGTCGTTTGCAAAAATGTGGATGTCAATTTTGAATTAAGTGCTAACAGATTAGGTAACAGATATAACGGACAAATATGCGGTAATCAAAACACAGAGGTGATTGGAGACATTCTGACTACAGCCCTTATCGGTATACGCTATACAATCCCTTGCAAAAAACCGTGTAAAAGTACATTTGTATATGTAAATGCCCCATTACCTGCAATACCGATTAAAGGGAATGTGCCTACAAAGAAAGAAGCGGAAGTAGTGAAAGAAGTCGAAACTGCTGTCCCCCCCCCATGTTATAATATTGATGAACTGCTGTTGATGGTTAAGCAAGGCAAATCAATCAGAGGGAAAAGACTTTGTGGCATCGAAATGGTACATTTCAATTTTGACAAAAGTGATATAAAACCTGAATTTGCTTTATATCTGGACAAATTAGCTACTCTTATGCTGAACTGTCCGGACATCAGGTTGCTGATAATGGGACATACAGACATTAAAGGATCAGTAGATTATAATTACGGATTGTCTGAACGCCGTTCAAAAGGGGTTATGGAATATCTAAAGCGGAAAGGGGTGAATTATAACAGAATGATTTATTCTTACTATAGTAAATTGAATCCAAGAACAGAAAATGTTACGGATTTTGGCAGAAGTGTAAATAGACGTGTGGAATTTATGATATTACCTTAAAGCTGGTATTTCCACAACCAAGAAAATAACAGCCGCGGAATTTCATATTTAATATAAGATATAACAATGCAATCACTTCCTAATACAATGAAAATTAGCGGAGCTATCATTATAGAAGGCCATGTACAAGGGCTTTCTAATGTCCGCTCTCTTGGAGAAAGGGGCATTCCGATATACGTAATAGACGTAAACCATTGTTTGGCTCAGCATTCCAAATACTGTAGAAAATTTTTTAGATGTCCTGCATTCAGTTCGCCACAGTTCATCGATTTCATATTAAAAATAGGCGAAAACGAACAATTGGATGGATGGGTTCTCATACCGAGTAATGACCATATTGTAGAAAATCTGTCTCACAACAAAGAAAGATTAACGCCATATTTTAAGACGATTGTTCCATCTCCGGATATTCTAAATAAAATTATAAATAAAAAGAATTTGCTTGATGTTGCATTGCAATGTGGAACACCATTTCCAGCGACATGCTATCCGGAAAATCTAAAAATGGTGAAATCGTTCAATTTCCCCATTTTGCTTAAAGGAAATTATGGCTTGTCTTTTTATAAGGCCACCCATGCTAAAGCCATTCAAGCAAATAACATAGAGGAACTTCATTCCTTATTATCTGATATATTGACTAAAGTTGAACCCAAAAATATAATGATTCAAGAGTTAATACCATTTGATGCAGAAAACAAAGTGGTCTCTTTTACTTGCTTTGCTGAACAAGGTGAAATAAAGACTTACTGGATGGGAGAAAAATTACGTGAACATCCCATAAAATACGGTACCGCGACTTATAGCAGAAGCATAAACATACCACAAGTACTCCGTGGTGCTGTTCCTTTGGTAAATAATTTAAGCTACACCGGCGTTTGTGAAATAGAATTTATGCGTGATCCAAGAGACGGAGTTTACAAACTAATTGAAATAAATCCGAGGACATGGCTTTGGGTGGGTCTTGCCAAAACTTGCGGTATTGACTATGCATACATGGTTTATGCTTATTTGAATAAGCTTCCCATAAATTATGGGATGGAATATACCATAAATATAAAATGGATTAATTGGATCACTGATTTAGTATTCGGCATGGAGTCTATCGTTAAGCATAACATTACGCTAAGAAATTATTTAAAATCGCTGAAAGGCAGAAAGGTGAATGCTATTTGGAACTGGAATGATATTATGCCAGGCATTGCATTTCTTTTTTTGTTACTCTATATAGCTAAAAAAAGAGGTTAGAATATGAATATACTCATAGCAACAGGACATCCTGCACAGATCCACAATTTCCGTTTGGTTAAGAAACTGTTGGAAGAACATGGACATCAAGTGTTTTGGTTATCAACGAACAAGGATATTAGTTTATATTTATTAAACTATTATCATATAGACTATCAACTGCTTAAAAGACCTAAACGAAGTTTTTTTTCAAAAATAAAAACATTATATAATAATTGTATTACCACACGCGTCCTGATAAAAAAACGTAATATTGATTTTGTCATTAGCCGTATAAATCCGGCAGTAGTATTAGCCGCATTTATGTCTAATGTTAAGCAAATAGGATTAGCAGATACAGAAGCGTCCGGTATTTATGACGTAGTATTTTCAAAGTTGCTTGGGGCCGTATTAACCGGAAACTCTTTTGAAAAGGATTTTTCTAAAAATAAGC containing:
- a CDS encoding OmpA family protein, producing MRKSRYRLLTLFMLFSVTVMKSYATDEVQDSLRKSYDWSEKWYYQVQGGVNHLLAENIRFVSFGKTLSPSYTFAVGKRFTPLWGSRIQFLYGKDKGVYYDHDKDSPMFSFRHYGIIAEGTFNFANFVRGNNIVGREKKWNLDLKFGIGFIHSASYELADVQNYNLLNPVPRDNFTFYAGAEVSKVVCKNVDVNFELSANRLGNRYNGQICGNQNTEVIGDILTTALIGIRYTIPCKKPCKSTFVYVNAPLPAIPIKGNVPTKKEAEVVKEVETAVPPPCYNIDELLLMVKQGKSIRGKRLCGIEMVHFNFDKSDIKPEFALYLDKLATLMLNCPDIRLLIMGHTDIKGSVDYNYGLSERRSKGVMEYLKRKGVNYNRMIYSYYSKLNPRTENVTDFGRSVNRRVEFMILP